A portion of the Candidatus Pristimantibacillus lignocellulolyticus genome contains these proteins:
- a CDS encoding NAD(P)-dependent alcohol dehydrogenase, which yields MTTKLMTAAVLNKPLDMEMKQVPIPVPKADEALIKVYCIGVCGSDVHYYEHGRIGRYVVEQPIILGHELAGEVVEVGSAVQNVVVGDRVAVEPGVTCGRCEYCKSGRYNLCPDVVFMATPPVDGAWAEYVTIRSDFLFKLPEGISYEQGALLEPLSVGIHAMNRAKVTPADRVLVTGLGPIGLLAIQAAKMYGVSEIYATDIVPFRQELAKEMGVTAVINPMEVNVKEAIEELTGGRGVTVVVESSGNGRAIGDAIKAVKRGGRIVLVGMPAADEISVEINTIIDSELNVYGLFRYANTYPGAIAALTSGSVDIEKVITHKYSLNDTKAAVEMARTQKDTSIKVMIYPGQ from the coding sequence ATGACTACTAAATTAATGACTGCTGCGGTGTTGAATAAACCGCTAGATATGGAAATGAAACAGGTTCCAATCCCTGTTCCAAAAGCTGATGAAGCGTTAATTAAAGTATATTGCATCGGCGTATGTGGCTCAGATGTACATTATTACGAACATGGTCGCATTGGTCGTTATGTGGTAGAACAACCAATTATTTTAGGGCATGAGTTAGCTGGAGAAGTGGTTGAGGTTGGTTCTGCTGTGCAAAATGTTGTTGTAGGTGATCGCGTAGCCGTTGAGCCTGGCGTTACATGTGGACGTTGTGAATATTGCAAATCCGGTCGTTACAATCTTTGTCCCGACGTTGTATTCATGGCAACTCCACCAGTAGATGGAGCATGGGCTGAGTATGTTACAATTCGTAGTGACTTCTTATTCAAGCTACCTGAAGGAATTAGCTATGAGCAAGGTGCTTTGCTTGAGCCGCTATCTGTAGGCATTCATGCGATGAATCGTGCCAAAGTAACTCCAGCTGATCGTGTACTTGTTACTGGATTAGGACCTATAGGTTTGCTTGCCATTCAAGCAGCTAAAATGTATGGTGTTAGTGAAATTTATGCTACAGATATTGTCCCATTCAGACAAGAGCTTGCGAAAGAGATGGGTGTTACAGCGGTTATTAACCCTATGGAGGTTAATGTTAAGGAAGCAATCGAAGAGTTGACTGGCGGTCGCGGAGTAACAGTCGTTGTAGAATCTTCTGGTAATGGTCGTGCAATTGGAGATGCTATTAAAGCAGTGAAACGCGGTGGACGTATCGTTCTAGTTGGTATGCCTGCAGCAGATGAAATTTCTGTTGAAATTAATACAATTATTGACTCAGAACTTAATGTGTATGGATTATTCCGTTACGCTAATACTTACCCAGGAGCAATTGCTGCACTTACAAGCGGAAGCGTAGATATTGAAAAAGTGATTACGCATAAATACAGTCTTAATGATACTAAAGCCGCTGTAGAAATGGCAAGAACGCAAAAGGATACAAGTATTAAAGTAATGATCTATCCAGGACAATAA
- a CDS encoding response regulator: MSFRILVTDDEFNSRMGVAITLEQWGKDKLVIDTAENGQQAFELIQSNSYDILITDIRMPVMTGLELLTAIRQQHNSLKTILLTGFAEFNYAQKGLQLGAADYLLKPIQQEQLIETVQRLLLNLDEETKGQKPNIQNPYIESALNYILTNLHMPITIKEVAAHVHLNPSYFSVLFKENTGKSFSDYITDCRMIAAKKMLLESHDSLDEITASIGLQTTSYFIKMFKKLEGLTPKQYRETNRQHI; the protein is encoded by the coding sequence ATGAGTTTCCGGATATTAGTGACAGATGATGAGTTTAATTCCCGAATGGGAGTGGCAATAACGTTAGAGCAATGGGGCAAAGATAAACTAGTAATTGATACAGCGGAAAATGGTCAACAAGCATTTGAACTTATCCAAAGCAACAGTTACGATATTCTAATCACTGATATTAGAATGCCTGTCATGACAGGATTGGAGTTATTAACTGCGATTCGCCAGCAACATAATTCACTGAAAACGATTCTATTGACGGGTTTTGCTGAATTTAACTATGCTCAAAAAGGTTTGCAATTGGGAGCGGCAGATTATTTGTTGAAGCCTATTCAACAAGAGCAGCTAATTGAAACTGTACAACGGCTATTATTGAATTTGGATGAAGAAACTAAAGGGCAAAAACCCAACATTCAAAATCCATATATCGAGTCAGCATTGAATTATATACTAACTAATCTTCATATGCCAATTACAATAAAAGAAGTTGCTGCACATGTACACTTAAATCCAAGTTACTTCAGTGTGCTTTTCAAAGAGAACACGGGTAAAAGCTTCTCAGATTATATAACAGATTGCAGAATGATTGCCGCCAAAAAAATGCTATTGGAATCACATGATAGTTTAGATGAGATTACTGCTAGTATTGGGCTGCAAACGACTAGCTACTTCATAAAAATGTTCAAAAAGCTAGAAGGTTTGACGCCGAAGCAATATCGTGAAACGAATCGACAACATATATAG
- a CDS encoding sensor histidine kinase yields MKRIFRKLGLEYTQGQIFIGFIMTTAILLTLTVSIIYIVIAKEQKESTMLYIEEIAEQASGRVESLLNEVNVLTLQLAIDDRTQDILTSEYEGQNTTYENRMILRKLLLDKTAYSDTIHDIEIYNKSSSVYPIVNTTIEERIPQYYIDKANISDNAGAMIWIGVDQLDSQYLLAIRQVRLEKKNYSNGGYLVVRLKPSLVNLAMTERAQDQGAIMRLIDSGNQSIHSQQAIEPQELLSVGKVEGKLDQYLVFERKIKGTSWALQMMVPRATVYSDLYFLRDILILLGILSVVVFAIISYFLANLISSPIKGLTTIIQGSKHGTPKENRVQYFNKEVNQLNLTYNQMVRQIDHLITSVYEKELMKSQSELKALHSQLNPHFLFNTLDSIYWDHIRKGEKELAQSIIQLADLFRYSIHSKRADGLVTIKEELDQVKRYTDLMKMRWQDRLELSITCDDELHSCILPKLVIQPLVENAIVHGIEPLENGGKVTVTVERKNNNIEVIVSDNGLGISTQDLNHIQKQLVIERNFVTENQGIGLFNINRVIKLHYGEQYGLTLQSEHNKGTTVKLTLPLLTAFER; encoded by the coding sequence ATGAAGCGGATATTTCGGAAGTTAGGACTTGAATATACACAAGGGCAAATATTTATTGGATTTATTATGACAACAGCAATACTATTAACGCTAACAGTTAGTATAATTTATATTGTAATAGCTAAGGAACAAAAGGAAAGTACGATGCTCTATATTGAAGAAATCGCAGAGCAAGCAAGTGGTAGAGTAGAATCATTATTGAATGAAGTTAACGTATTAACATTACAATTGGCGATCGATGATCGTACCCAAGATATATTGACGAGTGAATATGAAGGTCAGAATACGACCTATGAGAACAGAATGATACTGAGAAAGCTATTACTTGATAAGACAGCTTATTCAGATACGATACATGATATTGAAATATACAATAAGAGCAGTAGTGTTTATCCAATTGTAAACACTACAATTGAGGAGCGAATTCCGCAGTACTATATCGATAAGGCTAATATATCAGATAATGCTGGTGCGATGATATGGATAGGCGTAGACCAGTTGGATAGCCAATATCTGCTCGCAATTCGGCAAGTTAGATTAGAAAAGAAAAACTATAGTAATGGTGGTTATCTTGTTGTTCGTCTGAAGCCGTCATTGGTCAATTTGGCGATGACAGAGCGGGCTCAAGATCAAGGAGCGATTATGCGCCTTATTGATAGCGGAAATCAATCCATTCATAGTCAACAAGCGATTGAGCCACAAGAGTTACTTTCGGTAGGGAAGGTAGAAGGGAAACTTGATCAATATCTTGTATTCGAGCGGAAAATTAAAGGGACGAGCTGGGCGTTACAGATGATGGTGCCAAGAGCCACCGTCTACTCTGATCTTTACTTCTTGAGAGATATACTTATCTTGCTAGGCATATTAAGCGTGGTCGTATTCGCGATCATATCGTACTTCTTAGCTAATCTTATCTCGTCTCCAATAAAGGGACTTACAACCATTATTCAAGGCAGTAAACATGGTACACCGAAAGAAAATCGAGTTCAATATTTCAATAAAGAAGTGAATCAGCTCAATCTTACCTACAATCAGATGGTTAGGCAGATTGATCATTTGATTACATCGGTATATGAGAAAGAACTTATGAAAAGTCAAAGTGAGTTGAAAGCACTACACTCCCAACTTAATCCGCATTTTTTGTTCAATACATTAGATTCCATCTACTGGGATCATATTCGTAAAGGTGAGAAGGAACTTGCACAATCCATCATTCAATTAGCAGACTTATTCCGATATTCCATTCACTCCAAGCGAGCAGATGGATTAGTGACGATTAAAGAAGAGTTAGACCAAGTAAAGCGTTATACCGATCTAATGAAAATGAGATGGCAAGACCGTCTGGAGCTATCTATAACGTGTGATGATGAACTGCATAGTTGCATACTACCGAAATTAGTTATTCAGCCACTTGTTGAAAATGCGATCGTTCATGGTATCGAGCCATTAGAAAACGGAGGGAAAGTTACGGTAACGGTAGAAAGAAAGAATAATAACATTGAAGTTATCGTCTCAGATAATGGACTAGGGATCTCAACTCAAGATCTGAATCATATCCAAAAGCAGTTAGTTATTGAACGGAATTTTGTTACTGAAAACCAAGGGATTGGCTTATTCAATATTAATCGAGTCATAAAGCTACATTATGGTGAACAATATGGTTTAACATTGCAAAGCGAACATAATAAAGGGACTACAGTAAAATTGACTCTACCTTTATTGACTGCATTTGAGAGGTGA